In the Desulfosporosinus acidiphilus SJ4 genome, TAACAAAGAAAAGAGCAGCATATCAAAGGCTGCTTTTGAAATTTTGAAGGTTTAAGAAGGTTTTAATCTCGCTGGAAGGACCTTATTTTTCAAGGCTGAGTTAATCATATAAATTAACTTTTGCCGATCCCACAACTCAACCTTATTTTTCAGGGCTAATCTTTCTGCTTGTTGAGTAAAGTTCTGATTCGTAATGACAATGGCATTAATTGCATCATAGTAGGCCATTGCACCAATAACTTCCTGAACAGCTTTTAAGCCCACCGGACGGCTATAACGTTTAGCTTGGACTACTGTACGGCCACCGTTATATTTTTCAACGATAACGTCTGCTCCAAAATCATTTTTGGGTGTTAGCTTTGCCCTATAACCTAAATCGTTAAATAAAACTTGAAGCCGTTTTTCAAAATCCGTGCCTCCCATAAGGTCAATTTGCTCAATGCCCGATTTCCGGATTGCTTGCCGGACGGACCATTTCTCGTAGAAGTAAATAAAAAGCACTAAGCTCCCGATGCCCAGAAAAAGATAGGGATGATTAATGAAATAGCCAATGACAAGGATAGCAAGAATTATGAGGAATTGGTGGCCTTGTTTGCTGTTGAATCGGACACCATAGCGTTTTCTGGTTGCGTTGAACTTTCTATAAGAATATCGTGGCATAATATCCCTCCCGTTTCCAAGAGTTGTTATGCCCTTAACCTATTATCTGTATTCAAACCATAAAGTTAAAGTTTCTATTTTTTCACGGATAACTGAAGGGAGACTCTTCTGAGCTAAGATCTTTAGTATTATGGTAATAATAACCAATAACAAAAGCATATTTATTTCCTAAGGGTAGTGGTGATCGTTCGTTACATTAACTTC is a window encoding:
- a CDS encoding restriction endonuclease, whose product is MPRYSYRKFNATRKRYGVRFNSKQGHQFLIILAILVIGYFINHPYLFLGIGSLVLFIYFYEKWSVRQAIRKSGIEQIDLMGGTDFEKRLQVLFNDLGYRAKLTPKNDFGADVIVEKYNGGRTVVQAKRYSRPVGLKAVQEVIGAMAYYDAINAIVITNQNFTQQAERLALKNKVELWDRQKLIYMINSALKNKVLPARLKPS